The Corynebacterium mycetoides genome includes the window CCGCCTGGGGCGCGCAGAACTCCGGCCGGACCCCGTACTACACGGAGCCGACCAAGGCGATCACGGTCCACCACACCGCCGGCTCCAACAACTACACGGAGGCTGCGGCCCCGGGCATCGTGCGCGGCATTCAGGCGTACCACCTCAGCCTGGGCTGGGGCGACGTGGGGTACAACGCCATGGTGGACAAGTACGGCAACATCTACGAGGGCCGCGCGGGCGGTCTCGACCGCGGCCCGATGGGCGCGCACGTCGGGTCCTTCAACAGCAACACGTGGGGCGTGTCCATGCTGGGCAACTACGACACGGTCCAGCCCACCGCGGCGGGCATCCGGGCCATGGGCGAAATCATCGGCTGGAAGGCCGCCCAGGCCAACATCAACCCGCTCGGCACCGTCCGGCTCACCGCCAGCGGCAACTTCTCCGGCAGCCGCTACGCCGCCGGCCAGACCGGCACCTTCCCCACCATCAACGCCCACCGCGACTTCCACTTCAACGCCTGCCCGGGCCAGTACCTGTACAACCAGATGGGCGCGATTCGCACGGCCGCCAACGCCAAGTACATCCAGCTACGTACCGGAGCGGTGGTCAACCAGCCCGCCCCCGTGGACTCCGGAAACAAGAACTCCGGCTCCATCACGGCACCGGACGGAACCCTCACGACGATCACCAGCTCCGAGGGAAGCCCGCTGGCGAAGGTCTCGCTTGAGAAGCTGGCAGCCGGCGACCCGACCGCCATCGCGGCTGCCGCGGGCACCATCGCCGGCGTGGTCATCCTGTACATGCTGCGCTCCGGCGCGACCCCCGAGAGCGTGACCAAGATCGGCGACACCGAGATCATCCCGGGCCTGACACTGTCCTCGCTGCGCCCCTACGTCGGACCGATTCTCAAATTCGTCGGCGGCCAGGACGCCGTGGACACGTGGAAGCAGTTCGAACCCATCCTGGGCGCGCTGGATGGCGTGGCAGCGGGCGTCGGCGGCAACACCTTCGCCTTCTACTCCGGCGGCATCGGCATCCAGAACAACCAGGGCGAGATCTACACCCTGGCCGGCAAGATCGCCGACGCCTGGCTGCAGCAGGGCCTCGACCTCGGCCCGCTCGGCCTGCCGACCTCCCAGGAGTACAACCCCGCCGAGGACCTGGTCAAGGTTGATTTCGAGGGCGGGTCCATCACCTACAACCCGTCGAGCAACGCCATCGACATCGATCTGAGCGCGCTGCGCGAGCAGATCAGCTAACCCAGGTTGTAGGAGCGCGTCACCGCGTTCTCCCATTGCTGCATGAGCCGGTCCCTTACGGGGCCGGCCATTGTGCTGTGCCAGGTTGTCAACTCCCCCAGCGCGAGGGGAGCTGTGACAAGGCCTGCCCCGATGGCGGCGGCGGAGGGTTAAACGACAAAATGTGTGTCCGGATTCATCGATTTGTTTGGGTTGATCAGCGGTAATCCGGAAAGTATATGATCTTGGAGCTTATATCCGTCCCAGGGCGGCGAAATATTGGGGTGTGACAGCAGCGTGTGGTAGGCGCCGGTGTTGGCTTGATCAATGCCGAAGAACCAACCCCGATGCCAGGTGTGCGGCGGCGAGACGAAACGCAACGGGAAGACCTCCGCCAACCGCACCCGGTGGCGGTGCAAAATCTGCGGCGCTTCCACCACCAAGCAGCGCCCCGATATCACCAACTCCGCAGCCTTCGCAGCATTTATCGCCCACCTCACGACCGGTGCGAGCTTGAGAACCGCTGCTGCCGAAGCAGGGTGTCATCCGCGTACCCTGCAACGCCGGTTTGAATACTTCTGGCTAGTTGATGTCCCCGATCCCACGATCGGGCACGAAGGCCGGGTCTACGACCAGGTCTTCATCGACGGCACCTACACCGCCGGCGGGTGTCTCATCGTAGCCGCCACCTTGGATCACGTCATCGCCTGGCACTGGTGCACACGTGAGACCACCGGCGACTACCAAAAGCTCCTCGAACGTATCCCCGCGCCCCTGATCGCTGTCATCGACGGCGGCCAAGGCGCTGCCAGCGCAATCAAGACATGCTGGCCCACAACGAAAGTGCAGCGCTGCCTCGTCCACGCCCAACGCGTGGTACGCCGACACACCACCTCACGCCCACGCACCGATGCAGGACGAGCGATCTACCAGCTCGCGCTCAACCTCACGAAGATCACCGATCTTGACGAGGCGGCCGCGTGGGGTGCGCAGCTACACGAATACGGCAACGTCTACCGCGACTGGATGAACCAGAAAACGTGGACAACCGACCCGGCGACACGGCAACGCACCTGGTCATGGACGCATGAACGCACCCGCAAGGCCTACAACAGCCTCAACCACCTGTGGCGAAACAACCTACTGTTCGTCTACCTCGAACCACCCGACGGTGTCCTCGATGCCAACCGGATCAAATCCACCACCAACAGCCTTGAAGGCGGCATCAACGCCCAACTGAAACTGCTGACCCGCACCCACCGCGGACGATCCGGGGAGCATCAGCGTCGGATGCTGGAGTGGTGGCTGTATCTGCAAACGGAACTGCCTGACGATCCTGTTGAGATCGCCAGGCAGTCCAACTGGGGCCAGGACCAACTCGCCAAAGTATCCACCCTGACCCACAACGAGAACCACGCCGACCACGAAACCGGACGACCAGCCCTCTACGACAACGCTATCGACACCAACTACACACACTCAATCGGCATCCAAAAAGGCCACATCTAACCCCGCGACACGCCGACAACAGACACACATTTTGTCGTTTAACCCGCGGCGGAGGCGGCCCCCATCACGGTGGTCTCGATGTTGGCGGGACGGGCGACGCGCGAATCCAACAGGTCGGCCTGCATCTGCATGAGAAGGGCGTTGTCGGTCATGCCGCCGTCGACACGCAGCTCCGCGATGCGCGTGCGCGCGTCTTTCTGCATGGCGTGCACGACCTCGCACGTCTGAAAACACGTCGCCTCCAGCGCGGCGCGGGCTACGTGTCGACGATCAGTAAACCGCGTCAACCCCGTTATCACCCCACGCGCGTCCGGCCGCCAGCGCGGCGCGAACAGGCCCGAGAACGCCGGGACGATGACAACGCCGGCGCTGTCGTCCACCTGCGCGGCGAGCGTCTCGCTCTCCGCAGCGTTGCGCAGCATCCCGAGTTGATCGCGCAGCCACTGGATCAGGGAACCCCCGACCGCCACCGAGCCCTCCAGCGCGTACACCGGATCCTGGCCCTGCATGTGGTACGCCACCGTCGTCAGCATCCCGTGCCCGCTCCATTGCGGGGTCGAACCCGTGTTGAGCAGCATGAACAGGCCCGTCCCGTAGGTCATCTTCGCGTCGCCCTCATCCAGGCAGCCCTGCCCAAACAGCGCCGCCTGCTGGTCCCCCAGCACCCCGGTGATAGGCACGCCCGAGAGCGGGCCGCGGCGCCGCACCACCCCGAACTCGCCTATCGACGCCCGAATCTCCGGCAACATCACCCTCGGAACACCCACCTCGGCGCACAGCTGCTCATCCCAGTCCAGCGTCTCCAGATCCATCAGCAGGGTGCGACTCGCGTTGGTCGCGTCGGTGACGTGCGTGGCCTCGTGCCCCTCGTCACCGCGCGCCCCGCCCGTTAAGTTCCAGATCAGCCACGTGTCGATCGTCCCGGCAAGCAGCTCACCCTTCTCGGCGCGCTGCCGGGCGCCCGGCACATTGTCCAAGATCCACGCCCACTTCGGCCCCGCCGGATACGAGTTGTTCAGCAGGCCGGTCTTCTTCTGGAACCGCGCCGGATCCCCGTCGTGGTTAGTGCGCGTGTCCTGCCACACGATCGCGTTGTATATCGGCTTGCCCGTGCTCTTCTCCCAGATCACGGCCGTTTCCCGCTGATTTGTCACCCCGAGTGCGGCGATGTCCTCGTCGGTGATGTCCTTGCTCGCCATCGCCTCGACCACGGCCCGGCGCGTGTTGCGCCAGATCTCCATGGGGTCGTGCTCGACCCACCCCTGCCTGGGCATGATCTGCTTGTGCTCGAACTGCGCTTGTGCCACGACCTCGCCTTCGGTCGTTGTCAAGATGAAGCGCGTCGTCGTGGTGCCCTGGTCAATCGCGGCGATGTATGGCATGCGGACAGTGTAGTTTTGATGCCTTTGCGCGGGTTCTGTGCGTTGGTTTTGTGTGGCTGGTTTGTGTGCTTGTTTCTGTGCTGACGTCTAGCAGCTAGACCTCAGCGAAACCGCCCCGGCAAAACCCCAGGTCACGGAGCGCCGCAACCCGCGCAACCACGCTGACGTCTAGCTACTAGACCTCAACGAAACCGAGTTATCCACACCCCACCAGTTATCCACAGCCCCGCACCCGCCGCGCAGGGAATGTCCCCCACGCGTGGCAGAATCCGACGCATGGACTCGGGGGAGGAAACGGCATTCATCAAAAGCGTCGCCGCACGCTGCCGCACGTCGGTGGTCACCGGCCCTGCGGCGCTGCGGCTGCACGGAATCAAGACGTACAGGTGGGTCACCATCGTTGACCTCGCACTGCGCGGCACCGCCCGCGCTTTCGACACCACCACACCGAGCGCCGGCCGCACCTACCGCAGCGGCATTCTCCGCCCGGAGGACATCACGACGGTCGACGGCATCGCCGTCGTCACCGGCATCCGAGCCCTCTTCGACACCTACCGCTATCACCCGCGCACCGACGCCCTCGTCGCCATCGAATCCGCCCGCCACCTGCATAAACTCAGCGCCGAGAACCTCCTCGACCGCGCCCGCCAGCTCCCCCGCGCCAAGGGTCTGCGCGGTTTCCGGGAGCTCATCGGATACTCGGCCGGCACGTCGCAGTCCCCGCTGGAAACTCTCGGCCGCGACGGCATCCTGCGCGCCATCGCCAGCGGCACCCTCACCGGCGTGACAAACCTCGAGTTCCAGGCCGAGCGCACCATCCTCACTGCCCGCGGCGAGCCTCGCCGCGCGCTTGTCGACGCCACCATCAACGCATTCCTCGGCATCGAGTTCGACGGGAAGGTGAAGCTGTCGGGAATCTACGGTGACCCGCACAGGGTCATCGAAGAGGAACGGATGAGGGAGAAGCAGCTCCAAAACCTGGGAATGGTGATCTGCCGCTTCGGGTGGGGGGAGGTGGAAAGCGGAAGCTACATCGCGGTGCTACAAAAGCTTCTGCGGCGGTACCCCGGGACGCGGCCCGCCTAGAACCATTGCTCGAGGACTTTCGCCACGCCGTCCTCGTCGTTGCTCACGGTCACAGTGTCGGCGACGTCGAGCACGACCGGGTT containing:
- a CDS encoding IS1249 family transposase; the protein is MPKNQPRCQVCGGETKRNGKTSANRTRWRCKICGASTTKQRPDITNSAAFAAFIAHLTTGASLRTAAAEAGCHPRTLQRRFEYFWLVDVPDPTIGHEGRVYDQVFIDGTYTAGGCLIVAATLDHVIAWHWCTRETTGDYQKLLERIPAPLIAVIDGGQGAASAIKTCWPTTKVQRCLVHAQRVVRRHTTSRPRTDAGRAIYQLALNLTKITDLDEAAAWGAQLHEYGNVYRDWMNQKTWTTDPATRQRTWSWTHERTRKAYNSLNHLWRNNLLFVYLEPPDGVLDANRIKSTTNSLEGGINAQLKLLTRTHRGRSGEHQRRMLEWWLYLQTELPDDPVEIARQSNWGQDQLAKVSTLTHNENHADHETGRPALYDNAIDTNYTHSIGIQKGHI
- the glpK gene encoding glycerol kinase GlpK, with amino-acid sequence MPYIAAIDQGTTTTRFILTTTEGEVVAQAQFEHKQIMPRQGWVEHDPMEIWRNTRRAVVEAMASKDITDEDIAALGVTNQRETAVIWEKSTGKPIYNAIVWQDTRTNHDGDPARFQKKTGLLNNSYPAGPKWAWILDNVPGARQRAEKGELLAGTIDTWLIWNLTGGARGDEGHEATHVTDATNASRTLLMDLETLDWDEQLCAEVGVPRVMLPEIRASIGEFGVVRRRGPLSGVPITGVLGDQQAALFGQGCLDEGDAKMTYGTGLFMLLNTGSTPQWSGHGMLTTVAYHMQGQDPVYALEGSVAVGGSLIQWLRDQLGMLRNAAESETLAAQVDDSAGVVIVPAFSGLFAPRWRPDARGVITGLTRFTDRRHVARAALEATCFQTCEVVHAMQKDARTRIAELRVDGGMTDNALLMQMQADLLDSRVARPANIETTVMGAASAAG
- a CDS encoding N-acetylmuramoyl-L-alanine amidase — translated: MQQRRRLTRPAPGKNPVLAALMSVALIAAAAFGGNQIMNVQSLGGGDVSVDLASESLGAGENIAVDDAAVMTQGVEQTEHRVVKEFTREQPFSMVALTWEGERDIVAFVRAERADGTWSEWYRMDPADNEVDSVKQGTDPIYVEPTTRIQVSTGNVDLLEGGRTESEAPTTANDIEAVFIDGGEGTVQGDISPVANYAQAMPKVVTRAAWGAQNSGRTPYYTEPTKAITVHHTAGSNNYTEAAAPGIVRGIQAYHLSLGWGDVGYNAMVDKYGNIYEGRAGGLDRGPMGAHVGSFNSNTWGVSMLGNYDTVQPTAAGIRAMGEIIGWKAAQANINPLGTVRLTASGNFSGSRYAAGQTGTFPTINAHRDFHFNACPGQYLYNQMGAIRTAANAKYIQLRTGAVVNQPAPVDSGNKNSGSITAPDGTLTTITSSEGSPLAKVSLEKLAAGDPTAIAAAAGTIAGVVILYMLRSGATPESVTKIGDTEIIPGLTLSSLRPYVGPILKFVGGQDAVDTWKQFEPILGALDGVAAGVGGNTFAFYSGGIGIQNNQGEIYTLAGKIADAWLQQGLDLGPLGLPTSQEYNPAEDLVKVDFEGGSITYNPSSNAIDIDLSALREQIS